Part of the Prosthecobacter debontii genome is shown below.
GCGAACCGTGGCGACGAGATGCTCCAAGGTATAAGGTTTTTGCAAGACGTCTGTGAAACCGATGGCCATGCAAAGGTCGCGGGCGTCTTCTTGAAAGAACCCACTGCAGGCGATCACAGGGAGTTCGGCATCAATTTTTTTTAACCCGTCGAGTGTTTCGAACCCGGAGATATCTCCTGGCATGGTGAGATCTAAAACCACGGTCGCAAATCGATTATGGGTCTGGATGGAATGAGCCACCATCTGAAGTGCTTGCGAACCTGTGTCAGATACTTCGACTTCCATGCCATGTGCATTCAGGATGGCTTTGGCAACGGCGAGCATCTGTGGTTCGTCATCCACGACGAGGATGCGCCCATGAGAACGACTGGATGGAGCTGGATAAGACATAGCCGGGAGAAGAAGGCGGTGATTTTGAGGGGAAAAAGAAAATTAGGCTGCTGTATACGCAAGGCATTTGATCTCATCGAGAGTGGTATGCCCTCCGATGACTTGCATGAGCCCTTCTTGATAGAGCGAGAAGAATCCGTGTTTGAAAGCGCAGGCACGCATGGCCGACATCGGTGCCGCTTCTTCGATGAGGTCGCGCAATTCTGTACTAATTTCGCAGAGCTCCATGAGGGCGACACGACCGGAATAACCTGTGCCATGACACTCTGGGCA
Proteins encoded:
- a CDS encoding response regulator translates to MSYPAPSSRSHGRILVVDDEPQMLAVAKAILNAHGMEVEVSDTGSQALQMVAHSIQTHNRFATVVLDLTMPGDISGFETLDGLKKIDAELPVIACSGFFQEDARDLCMAIGFTDVLQKPYTLEHLVATVRRGIARDRAAHDTLA